The segment CAAGGGCCAACCAGAGCAGCTCACAGTAACAGGCTCCCGTGACAGCTCTCACTTCTCCAGAACTCCTGAGGGTCCAGGCTCTGCCCTAAACTGTTCACAGGCACTATGCCCTATGTAAAGGATCTCACTATCgtcatccccatttacagatgagcacACGGATACTCCAAATAGCTGTCACTTGCTCACAAATAGCTCTTGTTCCTCAACACTATGATGAAGtgcattttatgttaattttggcTGGAGTCTGGGAAGACATCCACATACTAGATGGCTGGGCTGATGCTTAGTTTCTCTCTGACCATGGGATACTCGCGCCCAACCTCACAGAGGGGAAAACGTACCCCCAGGCCTCACACTGGAGGACAGATCAAGAGATGGAAACGGTACCCCACTAGGAGGAACTAGAATTACACATGCCCATAATCACGTGGAGCCAATATTAACACTCAAGTCCGGCCTGGCCCCAGGGCTTATGCCAAGAAGGAGGGGGCCTGGTCTGGGTAACCCAGGCTAAGCCGAAGGGACATCCAGGCCGGTTGGTCCCACTCTTGCGGTGACCCCCTTCCCGCGGCTCCGCGCGCGCGCACGAACCAGCATCCCGAGAAGACGGGGAGCGCCTGCGCAAGACAGAGGTGGCTAGGCGTCAGGCTCCTAGTCCCCGCGCCCTGCAGCCGGCAGCCACGGCGCCCAACCTGGCCACAGCATCCGCTCGCCACCAGCTCCGGGCGGGCAGCTAGGATAGAAGCGCGTGCTGCGGCGTCCATCCCTTATTCCCGGCGCACTCCGCCGGGGCCAAGGCAAGCCGGATGTAGAAAGAGGTAGAGCAACCGAACCGAATGGGGGCCTGCGATGACTGCGCAGGCGCCGCCAATACAGGCGGGGCCGGAAGGAGAGACAGGGCGCCGCCATGACAGGTTGGGCCTAAAGGGAATGGAATGGGCCGCTTGGCGGCTCTGCGACCGGAAAAAACGAGGCAAGGACAGCGGAGTTGGGCGCCGCCATGACAACCTGTACCGGAAAAGGCGGGACTCTCCTCCCTGACTGATTCCCTACCGGCAGCGGCCTGGAGATGTGAGTACCGGGAGCGCCTACCCCGGATATGCCGCCGCACCCCCTCTCTTCCCGTGACCTGGACCTACGCCAGCACTCCGGGAGGAAGGATTGGCTTCTTTGTTCCTCGGAAATCCGACCCTTAGGATTCAGCGCAGTCTATTACAAGTCTCATCCCTCCGCGTGTCCAGGCCCCGCCCCTGAACGTTTAGACTCGTCCCCTCTTCCTCGTGGTAACTGGGAACTTGTCAGGTCCACCCTTAACACCCACCCAATCCCTGTCCCTAGGACCCCTGGCACTGTCCACCACCTTGCAACCCTAGGACTGCAGAATTGTCGCGGGACCTCtacgattcttttttttttttttttttttttaagattttatttatttattcatgagagacagagagagagagagagaagcaggctcccaaggagcagggagcccgatgcgggactcgatcccaggaccctgggatcatgacctgagccgaaggcagacgcttaaccatctgagccacccaggcgcccgacctctACGATTCTTAGACCCGTTCTTAGAGCTCCGGGTTCATCCCCCTAGATCACCTAAACATACCTTTTGAACCTTAGGATCTGCACAGTATCCCAGACCTCACCTGTAGCACCCACAGACTTGTTCCTAGACCATTGGTCCCGCTCTAGATTTCCAGATCTTGTTCCCAAGAGCTTACTTGTAGGAACCTCCAGATCTGTCCCAGAGCCCCAACCTTCCCCAGGGTTTCCACATCATGCCCCTAGAACTCTGGGACCCACCCTAGGACCCCCAAACCCACTCCAGGGCTTCAAGTCTCATCTCCAGGACCCCTGTCCTCAGGCCTAATCTTTAAGACTGGCCAATAAACCCTTCCCCAGGACCAAAGACCTTACCTCTTGGACTTCTAAACCTCTTTTTAGAACTCCAAACCCCTTTAGGGCTCCCAGGTTTTCTCCTAGAACTCAAGATCTTACTTTTAAGGCCCTATTGGGGGATGCCTGAACTCCAAGACCCTTCTTCCAGGACCCCAAGGCTTGCCTTCGAATGATTAgatcttttttggaaaagatctccaccatcttcccagaagcCCCCAGCCTGTTCCATAATCCCCAGCGCTCATGCCTTAcctccccctccatctccctgGCTCTATCCAGGATCCTTCAGACTCCCAGATCTGCCCGAGATCCCTAGTGTTGTTCCCTGCTCCATCCTCCTACCAAAATCGGAACTCCCTTTCTTGTCTGTTGTCTGGAATTATCCTCAGCCCACCATGTCCCACAGGCAGGCAGCCCTGGAGGTCACTGCTCGCTACTGTGGCCGGGAGCTGGAGCAATATGGCCAGTGTGTGGCGGCCAAGCCTGAGTCCTGGCAGCGGGACTGTCACCACCTTAAGATGAGTATTGCTCAATGCACGTCCTCCCAGTGAGTGTGGACAAGaatgggatgggggggggggggcgggtaggcgGTGGAATGGAAGTGTGAATGCCTGAAATGCCCTTCCTCCACAGCCCAATCATCCGTCAGATCCGCCAGGCCTGTGCTGAGCCTTTTGAGGCCTTTGAGGAGTGTCTTCGACAGAATGAGGCAGCCGTGGGCAACTGTGCAGAGCATGTGCGCCGCTTCCTTCAGTGTGCCGAGCAGGTGCAGCCACCACGCTCACCCTCAGCGGTGGAGGtgaggcgggggggcggggggctcatCCGTTCTCACCCCCTTCATCCTTCTGGTTGCTCAGAATAAAGACCTGGGAGTTATCCTCagccccaccctaccccccacacAGACCTGCACCATGCACCCAGGATCCAGAACATGATAACCTCTTGCCCCTTCCCATAGTCCCTGCTTGAGTCCAGACACCTCCCTGACCTGTTCACCTCCAGGATCCCTGCCCCCGCCTTTTCCCTGACTCTCTGAATCCCCTCTCACTTGCCCCCCACACAGCGGCCAGAGAGAATATTTAGGAACTGAAAACTATTCACATTACATATTTGCTTAGAGCTCTTCAATAGCTTCCCATTCACAGAACAAAATCCCAGGTCCTTGCTGGGTTCTCTGTGTTCTTCCCTGGGCTGACCTCAACCACCTCCTTCCTTACCTGCTCTCTTGTTCCCTTCCTCACTGTCCCTCAGCTGTACTGGGtgagggggtgaggtgggggcaaATGAGTCTTACTCTCTTTAATGTATACAGTACATAAACAGATATGCAGTATAACTATGGTATTAAGATTTCATGGATGgctgcaatttttaaaagctgtcttAAAAGACCCCTTGGGGAgcagtaataaaaacaaagttgagCAATGCTACTTTATGTGTTTACTGCCTCCCCTCACTGGACTGTGCGCTCCTAAGGCAAAAGTCACATCTTGTACCACCTCCCTCTTAACATTCTCTCATTTGAGCCTCTGTGCTCCGTATTATCACTTTCAGTCCATTCTCTGTGATGGTCCCAGAGCGATCCCAAAGGAAATCTGACCAtcttctgcttcacttatttatttatttttttttgagagagagagagaaagagagtgtgagcggggagagggacagagagagagggagggagagagggaaccctaagcaggctccacactgacgtggagctcagtctcacaaccctgagattgtgacctgagccaaaatcaggagtcggacgcttaattggctgagccacccaggcgccccatgttctgTTTCACTTCAAAACctttcagttaagcgtctgccttcagctcaggtcatgatcctgggaccctgggatcgagctccacgtcgggctccctgctgggcagggagcctgcttctccctctccttctgccactccccctgcttgtgttccctctctcgctgtgtctctctctgtcaaataaataaataaaatctttaaaaaaacaaaacaaataaataaaaacaaaaaaagctttcCATGGCTCCTCACTTCCATCAGGCCAAATCTAAAGTCCAATAAAACCTCTCCTGCGGGCCCATCCCCATCCCTGGGCTCCCATGGTCTCTGAGCTCCTTCCATTATGGCTTATATCTTACTGCCTTATAACTGCTTCATTCCCATTGCCTGTCTCAGAGGAGTTCTAGGCTAAAGATGGGGGAGATGCCCTTCCACCAGGCCCTGTagtccttgttttgttttaatacgGCAGTAATAAGTGAAAGGTTCAGGCCCTAGGAGCGGACACCAGCAGGTAGGACTTTTAATTCTTAGAAATGATTTAGTAATGATCGCATACTATTCATGTTAGTTTCTTAATCTATATATTGGCTCTATGTTAGTCAtatgttctttctttcaagtttttggGCATCTGAACAGTAAAGGCCTCACCTTTCCATCTCAGGGCTCGTTGTTCCCGCCCTGGTTAAGCAGCCAGCTtctccctggtcttcctgtgGCCATCCTGCCCCCAAATCTGCTCTCCCCTGACAGCCACAGGACCTTGTAAAAATGGAAGTGAGGTCACATCTCTCCCCTTTCCAGCCTTGTCATGGCTCCTGAGTGCACTCAGAGTGATTCCCCCCACACCTGGTCCTCCTCACCATCCTCCTCTTTGTAGACAGTTGacatctttttattgtttatttgttgtcTGTCTCTTCCTAGAGTCAGAGATTTGTGCCTGCTTCATCCGTTGCCCTGTAACAATGCCAGGCACACCGCACGTGCTCAGTAAATACAGCAAATGGTGCCTTCCCTGCTCCCAGTGACAGTTCACTGTGTCAGACGTGTTCACATGGCAGATGGCCAAGGCCATCACCTgataccctctctctctccagactcTGGACTTGGCAAGGGCAGCTTCTGCTGTCTACATAACCTCCCTCAGTAGGGGCCCCAGGGCCAGGCACAAAATAGGTGCTAGTAGATGTTCATGTGTTTTTTCCACAGGCAAAGCCACTTCCTGCCTCCTGAAGACTCTTTGAACCATAGGAAAACTGGACCTGAGAGACTGGCCATTTGATGCCCCCACGCCTGAAGAGTGGCCAGGTGGAGTCATGAGGGGCCTGGATGGGAGTCTGGCTTCTCTGGACAGCAGGACTCACAATAAATAAAGACTCTGTATACCAGACTTTGACTTCTGCCTTCAGCAGCTGAGGGGAAACTGAGGGGAGAGCTGGCTGGGCGGAAACTCCGCTCCTCTGTTCCCCAGCTTCATGCAGTGTGCCTAGGAAGGGCCTGCTCACCAGGGTTAAGACGACCCCTCTTTCCTCGTTAACTCTGCCAACAGCCACTTCCAGTCTCCTGCCGCACAGACATGGGAAAGGGCTCTTTCTCGATTCCACTCGAGCGTTTACCGAGTCTTTATTGAGTGTTTCCTTGAGGTTTAGGGGGGCAATAATATCACACTTCTTTT is part of the Neomonachus schauinslandi chromosome 10, ASM220157v2, whole genome shotgun sequence genome and harbors:
- the CHCHD5 gene encoding coiled-coil-helix-coiled-coil-helix domain-containing protein 5 isoform X3; amino-acid sequence: MSHRQAALEVTARYCGRELEQYGQCVAAKPESWQRDCHHLKSPIIRQIRQACAEPFEAFEECLRQNEAAVGNCAEHVRRFLQCAEQVQPPRSPSAVEAKPLPAS
- the CHCHD5 gene encoding coiled-coil-helix-coiled-coil-helix domain-containing protein 5 isoform X1, which produces MSHRQAALEVTARYCGRELEQYGQCVAAKPESWQRDCHHLKMSIAQCTSSHPIIRQIRQACAEPFEAFEECLRQNEAAVGNCAEHVRRFLQCAEQVQPPRSPSAVEAKPLPAS
- the CHCHD5 gene encoding coiled-coil-helix-coiled-coil-helix domain-containing protein 5 isoform X2; protein product: MQAALEVTARYCGRELEQYGQCVAAKPESWQRDCHHLKMSIAQCTSSHPIIRQIRQACAEPFEAFEECLRQNEAAVGNCAEHVRRFLQCAEQVQPPRSPSAVEAKPLPAS